GATGTTCCGAGCCAGGAAATCATCACCCGTGACAACGCCATAGTCGGTGTCGACGGCATCGCCTTCTATCAGATACTCAATGCGGCGCAGGCCGCCTATCAGGTCGCCGGCCTGCAGAACGCCATCCTCAACCTGACGATGACCAATATCCGTACCGTCATGGGTTCGATGGACCTCGATGAGCTGTTGTCGAACCGCGACGCCATCAACGAGCGCCTGCTGCGCGTCGTCGACGAAGCGGCGCATCCGTGGGGCATCAAGATCACCCGCGTCGAGATCAAGGACATCAATCCGCCAGCCAACCTGATCGAATCGATGGGCCGCCAGATGACCGCCGAGCGCAACAAGCGCGCGCAGATCCTGGCCGCCGAGGGCCTCAAGCAGTCGCAGATCCTCGAGGCCGAAGGCCGCAAGGAAGCCGCCTTCCGCGACGCCGAGGCGCGCGAACGCTCCGCCGAGGCCGAAGCCCGCGCCACGCAAGTGGTGTCGGAAGCCATCGCCAAGGGCGACGTGCAGGCGTTGAATTACTTCGTCGCGCAGAAATACACCGAGGCGCTCGGCAAGATCGGCTCCGCCACCAACAGCAAGATCGTGCTGATGCCTTTCGAGGCGTCGTCGCTGATCGGCTCGCTGGGCGGCATCGGCGAGATCGCCCGGGAAGTCTTCAAGGGCGATGGCCCGGCCGGCACGCAACGGCAAGTTTCACGCCCGCCGGTCGTCAAGCCAAGTGATAACTGATGTCATTGTGAGTGGGTCAAGATCATGATCGACCGCATTATTTCCGAACTCGGTCCGTGGAACTGGATGGTTCTGGGCTTCGTGCTCCTGGTGGTGGAGGTCATCGCGCCGGGCTTCTTCATGCTGTGGATCGGCATCGCCGCCTTGATCGTTGGCGCGGCATCGCTGCTGATCTGGAATGCCGCCATCTGGAGTTGGCAGGTCCAGGTGCTCGTCTTCCTCGTGCTGTCGCTGGTTTCGGCTTTCATCGGCAAGAAACTGATGGGCGGCCACGACCAGCCGAGCGATCAGCCGCTGCTCAACCGTCGCGGCGCGCAATTGATCGGCAAGATGGCGACGCTCGCCGAACCGATCCGAGACGGCCGCGGCCGCATCAAGCTCGGCGACACGCTGTGGCGGGTTTCCGGCCCGGATCTGCCGGCCGGCACGCAGGTGCGCGTCACCGCTGCCGCCGACACCGATCTGGAGCTGACTGTTGAAGCGGTCTGAATTCTTTTTGACAGCACCAACGAGAAAGGTGTGTTGAGATTTCAGGTCAGGGCGAGTCGAAAATGGCGGGTTTCGAGAACCGGAGCGGAGCGTGCTTGAAGCACGTGAGCACCGGAAGCGCAGAAACCCGTCATTTGCAGACCGGTCTCACCTGAATATCAACACACCTACGCGGCGCCGATGCGCAAGAGGTCGTGGAAATGAACCACGCCCAGCGGCATGTTGTTCCTGGTCACCACGAGCGCACCGATATTGTGCTCGTTGAGCAGCGCGATTGCCGTACCGGCAAGCGTCTGAGGGTCGACCGTCTTGGGCGTGCGGGTCATCACCTCGTCCACGATGACATCGGCCAGGTTGCGATGCAGGTTGCGCGCGACGTCACCGTCGGTGATGATCCCGGCCAGCTCGCCATTGGCGTCGACGATCAGGACGCAGCCGACCTTCTTTTCCGACAGCGTCATCACCGCCTCCGGCATCTTTGTGCCGAGTACAGCGAGCGGCATCTGCTCGCCGACCCGCATGATCTCGGAGACCATGGTCAGGTTGGCGCCGAGCTGGCCGCCGGGATGGAAGGTGCGGAAATGATCCGGCGTGAAACCGCGCGCCTCGAGCAGCGCGATCGCCAGCGCATCGCCCATGACCAGTTGCAGCAACGTCGACGTCGTCGGCGCCAATCCGTGCGGACAGGCCTCGGGCGTACGCGGCAAAAGCAGCACGATGTCGGCCGCGCGCGCCAGCGCCGATGTCTCGCCGGAGGTGATGGCGATGAGTGGGATGGAGAACCGCCTGGAATAGGTGACGATGCCCATCATCTCCTTGCTCTCGCCCGACCATGATATGGCGATGATCGCGTCATCCTTGGCGATCATGCCGAGATCGCCATGGTTGGCCTCGACGGGATGGACGAAGAAGGCCGGCGTGCCGGTCGAAGCCAGCGTCGCCGCGATCTTGGAGCCGATATGGCCGCTTTTGCCGATACCGGTGACGATCAGTCGGCCGTCGATCTTCGAGATCATGTCTACGGCCTGCGCGAAAGGCGCGGCCAGTCCGTTCTCGAGCGCTTCGGCCAGAGCGGCGATTCCCGCCTGCTCGGTTGCCACCGTTCTCAGCGCCGAATCGATCGACGCTTGCCTGTCCAGGGGCTTCTTATCGAGGGATCTCGCATGCATGGATGATGCGATTAGCGCTTTGCCGTCCGCCTGTCCAACAGAAATGGCGGTGACACCCAGACCGCAGAGGCCTCGCGCGCAACGCGCGAGTCTACGAACAGCGGCGCTTTAGCCGCCCGAACAACCGCTACCTCAACCCTCCGTTAACCATCCCCATTTACGGTTCGGTAAGTATGGCGCGCGGGCGCCGCGCAAGCAGTGGTGGCGATGTCCGGGGCCCAGCCAGAAAAACCAAAAGGACGACAGGGCAAGGCGGCATGTGCCTTGTTGCTGGCGACCAGCATACTCGCCTTGCTGCGCCCGGCTCCGCTCCATGCCCAGGAAACGGAGCTGCGTGGCGAGGTTCCCGAATCGGCGATCCTGTCCGATCAGCAACGCAAGGCAAGGCAGTTGGTCGCTGCCCAGGGCCAGCAACAAGCGGCCAATGCCGCGCAAGACGACACGCAGCCGCGTACGTATTTGCCGGCCAGCGCCGGCGCCGTCCCTGACGACACGGGCACCGACGCAGCCACAGCCAGTATTTTCGATCCGCCGCAGGCGTACGACGACACGTCCACCGCCGATCCGATGCCGCCCAAGCCCCGCCGTCGCCCGTCGACTGGCGGGCGGACCGCAGCGGATCAGGACAAGACCAAGGCCGACGCCAAGGCGGCCGACAAGGCGAAGAAAAAGAAGACGACCGCCGCGACCACTGACACCACCGGGGCCGTGACCGATGGCAGCGACACCGCCGCGACGGACCAGGAAGCGGCCAACCGGCGCACCCTCACCATCGACAGTGCCGAGCGGCAGAAGCTCGACCCCGGCGCCGAGCGTACCGCCGCCATCGAAGGCCAGACCAGAAAGGCCGAGGACGATCCCTTCGCCCCCACCGGCGTCAGATGGGGGTCCTTCATCATCCGGCCGTCGATCGAACAGGGCCTGACCGCCACGACGAATGGCGATTCGAGCAGTGCCGGCACGTCGGCATTGCTGTCCGAGACGGCGTTGCGCTTTTCCGCCATTTCCGACTGGCGCGAAAACTCGGCCACCATCGACGGCTACGGCCTGTTCCGCGAGACCGTGTCGGGTTACCCGGTTCACGATGCGCAAGGGCGCATTGAAGGCCAGTTCAATGTCGATCTCGACAATGAACTGCGCGCTATCGCCAAGCTCGGCTACGAAGCCGTGCCGGAAACGGCCTCATCACCCAATGCCATTGCCGGCGTCAGCACCCAGCCGCTGCGACAGACGATCGACGGCAGCCTCGGCATCGAGAAGGCCGTCGGCAAGATGCAGTACACGTTGACCGGCGCGGTCTCGCACGACTTCTATGGCGACGCGAAACTTTCGGACGGCACCTCGCTGTCGCAGAAGGATCAGGACTCGACGCTCTACACGGCGACCCTGCGCACCGGCTATGAAATCTCCCCGGCCCTCACCCCGTTCACGGAAGTCGAGCTCGGCCGCCGGATCTATGATCAGCGCATCGACAATGAAGGCTTCGAGCGCTCCTCGACGCGCTTCGGCGCTCGTGCCGGCTTGCAACTCGACATGGGTGAGAAGCTGTCGGGTGAATTCTCGGCCGGGTGGCTGCGGGAAGCGATCGACGACAACAGCCTGGAGCCCATCTCGGGCGCGACCGTCAACGCCGATCTCAAATGGTCGCCAGAGCGCGGAACCACGATTGGCCTGACCGGCAAGACCACCGTCGAGACCACGACCACACCAGGTGAAAGCGGCGATATCCTCTACTCCGGCCGCCTGACGGCCGAGCGGCAGATCCGTGCCAACCTTACCGGCAATGCGGCACTCGGCCTCGATTGGCGAGACTATATCGGCATCGACGGCCATGACAGGATCCTGAGCGCCGAGGCCGGCCTGACCTGGTGGCTGAACCGCTATGCCGGCCTCACCAGCCGGGTGAGAACCGAAGAGCTGACCAGCAACCTGCCTGGCCGCGACTACACCGCCAACAGCATCTATCTCGGCGTGAAAGTGCAACGCTGAGGACGTCTGAGATTCATCATCCTGGGGCGTAGCAAGGAGCGAAGCGACGCGGCGCAGACCCAAGGATGACGAAGGCGCGGGGCCTGCGGTCGGCCAAACTCGCCCCGCGACCTAGAAAGCAGCGCCGCGCCGCTCCGAGGGCTTCATCTCGTCCAGAAGTGTGCGGATGACACCGGCCATGCTATGGTTCATGTCGCTGCGCCACAGCGCGAAAGCGACATTGGCCTCCACAAAACCTTCCGGCGAGCCGCAGTCGAAAGTGCGGCCCTGATAGTGATAGCCATAGAAGGACTGCTGCTTCTCCAGCTTCAGCATCGCGTCGGTGAGCTGGATTTCGTTGCCGGCGCCCTTTTCCTGGCCTTCGAGAATCTTGAAAATCTCCGGCTGCAGGATGTAGCGGCCGTTGATGTAAAGGTTGGACGGCGCGGTGCCGGTCTTCGGCTTCTCCACCATCTCGGTGATGCGGAAGCCGTGATGCTTATCCTCGCCGCGGCCGACAATGCCGTATTTGTGGGTCTCAGCCGGGTCACATTCCTGCACGGCGATGATGTTGTTGCCGGTTTCTTCGTAGAGTTCGACCATCGACTTCATGCAGCTCTTTTCCGACTGCATGATCATGTCGGGCAACAACAGCGCGAACGGCTCGTCGCCGACCAGTTCGCGCGCGCACCAGACCGCATGGCCAAGGCCGAGCGGCACCTGCTGGCGGGTGAAGCTGGTTTGCCCAGGCGCCGGCTGCAGCCGCTGCAAGCGGGCAAGCTGCTCGTCCTTGCCGCGCTGGGCCAGCGTGTCATAGAGCTCGAACTGGATATCGAAATGATCCTCGATGACCGCCTTGTTGCGGCCGGTCACGAAGATGAAATGCTCGATGCCGGCTTCCCGGGCCTCATCGACAACATACTGGATGACCGGCCTGTCGACGACGGTCAGCATCTCCTTGGGAACAGCCTTGGTGGCTGGGAGAAACCGCGTACCGAGGCCGGCGACCGGGAAAACTGCCTTGCGAACTCTCTTCATGCTTTCAATTATCCATGTGATGGCCGGCTCCGCAATCCCGTCAGTCGACATTTTCACGCCGGAATTGAGGATTACCTGCACAACCGAGGGGAGCTTCCACCGGTAAAGCATCAGGTGTCTTTTCGTTCCAGACGACGCCTATGGTAAACCAATTCCTAACCCGGTTCGGCGATGAATGGACTTTCCTGAGATAGAGAAGGAGGAAAACATGTCCGTTCGCAATGCCGCAAAACGTTTCACCAGCGTCATGACGGCGGCCAGCCTCTCGCTTGCTCTGCTGATGCCCGCCGGGCCAGCCTTCGCCGACGGCGGTTTCCGGCAGTGGGTCGCCAGTTTCCGTGCCACCGCTGTGGCGGGCGGCGTTTCCGGGTCCATCTATGACCAGGCTTTCCGGGGCATCAACGAGCCCGATCCGGTGGTGCTGGAAAAGGCGCGCACGCAGCCGGAATTCACCGCACCCGCCTGGGACTATTTCGACAACCGCGTGCATGACCAGTCGGTGGCCAACGGCCAGGCGATGGCGAAAAAGTGGAAGCCGTGGCTGGACAGGATCGAGGCGAGGTTTGGTGTCGACCGCTACGTCCTCCTGGCGATATGGTCGATGGAATCGAACTATGGCGAGATCCTGAAGCGCGACGACATCGTGCGCAATGTCATCCGCTCGCTGGCGACTTTGGGGTATGGCGACCCGAAACGATCGAAATTTGCCCGCACGCAGTTGATCGCGGCACTGAAAATCCTGCAGACCGGCGACATCGATGAAAGCCATTTGATGGGCTCATGGGCCGGCGCCATGGGCCAGACCCAGTTCATCCCCACCAGCTACCAGCACTATGCCGTCGACATGGACGGCAACGGCAAGCGCGACATCTGGAATTCCATCCCCGATGCGCTGGCGACCGCCGCCAATCTGTTGAAGAAGAACGGCTGGCAAGCCGGCAAGACCTGGGGCTACGAAGTCACGCTGCCGGCCGGCAAATTGCCCGGCGGAGCGAAAACGCTGGCGCAGTGGGAGACGCTCGGCGTCGTCAGGGCCAGCGGCAAGCCGTTCAGGAACCTCACGGACAAGGCGACACTGAAGGTGCCGGATGGCCGTGGCGGGCCGGCCTTCCTGATGATCAGGAATTTTTCGGTCATCAAGGCCTACAACAACGCCGACAAATATGCCCTCGCCGTCGGCCTTCTGGCCGACGAGATCGCCGGTGGCAGCGGCCTGGTCCAGGATTGGAAGCGGCCTTTCACCAAGCTTACCTTCGAGGAAAGACAGGAGTTGCAGAAGCGGCTTTCGCAGCACGGGCTTTACGACGGCAAATTCGACGGCAAGATCGGGGACGGTTCCAAGACCGCCATCATGGCCTATCAGGCAAAGGTCGGCTTGACCCAGGACGGCTATCCGAGCATGGAAGTGCTCAAATGGCTCAGGCAGAAATAGAGCCGGCCGCGGCGCCGCGTTTTTTTGGCGCTGGCACCTGGTGCCATGGCACTTTGAACTTGCGCCACGCCCCAAAACCGGCTCCGGTTTGCGGGATCAGGCGCAAGGGGATGGAGGAGTGATTGGTTTCGGCTGCGCGTATCGCGATCCTTGTTCGTCGCACGCCGATCCTGATTCTGGCGATCGTCCTGCTGACGATCGGCGCCGCCGGCGCCTTCCACGCGCCGGCCATGGCGCAAGAGCAGCAGGATCGTGGCTGGTCGTTGCGCGACCTGCTGTTCCCGCGCCGCAGCGAACGGGTCGAGCCACCACTGGACATCGAGAAGGCAAGGCCAAAGCCCAAAGCCAAGAAACCGCGCGCGCCTCGCCCGCCCACGGAGCCTGAAACCCCTGTGGTCGAAAAAGCACCGGACGCCCGCACCGTGCTGGTGGTCGGCGACTTCATGGCGGCAGGGCTTGCCGAGGGTCTGGACACCGCTTTCGCCGACAATCCCGGCGTCAACATCGTGACGCGCAGCAATGGTTCATCCGGCTTCGTGCGCGATGATTTCTACAACTGGCCTGAACAGATCAAATCGCTGATCGAGACCGAAAAACCTTCCGCCATTGTCGTCATGCTCGGCTCCAACGACCGCCAGCAGATGAAGGTGGGGGACGTGCGCGAGCAGCCTCGGTCGGAGAACTGGACCAAGGAATACGAGCGCCGCACCGATTCATTCGGCACGGCCATCGCCACTTCCAAGGTGCCCTTCCTGTGGGTCGGCATGCCGGCTTTCCGGCTGCCGAAGATGACGTCGGACATGCTGGCCTTCAACGACATTTACCGCAAGGCGGCCGAAAGTCATGGCGGCGAATTCGTCGACGTCTGGGACGGGTTCGTCGACGAGAACGGTGCCTTCGTCACCAGCGGTCCTGACATGAACGGCCAGCCCGTGCGGCTGCGTGCCGATGACGGCATCAACGTGTCGAGGGCCGGCAAACGCAAGCTCGCCTTCTATACTGAAAAACCGCTGATGAAGATCCTGGGCCTGGCCGCGCCCGGCGGCGTCGCCCCGGCCGCCGCACCGGCGGGCGCGCCCGTCGAGGCACCGGGCCCAGCGGCCGCGCCGATCGTGATAGACCGCACGCCACCGATGCTGCTCAGCGACCCGGCGTTCGACGGCGGCACCGAACTGCTCGGCGCGGCTCCTCAGCCGAAAGCCGATCCGGCTCTCCCCGGTGAAAGACTGATGATCGAGGGCAAGGCGCCGGAGGCTTCGCCCGGGCGCGCCGATGATTTCTCCTGGCCGCCACGGACAAATCCGGCGGCCACGGCGACCGCCACCGATACGACGACAGCGATCAATCGTTAGGCAGTTTGGGTTTTGTGGACGAAAAAAGGCACCGGATCGGCGCCTTTTCCATTCGAAGCAGACGCCTCAGCGAGGCAGGACGCTCGACCCCATCAGCGCTTCGTCGATCGAGCGCGCCGCCTGACGGCCTTCGCGGATCGCCCAGACGACCAGCGACTGGCCACGGCGCACGTCGCCCGCCGCATAGAGCCGGTCGACACTGGTCCTGTAGTCGCGGTCATTGGCTTCGACATTCCTGGAGCGGCGGCTGTCGGTGACGATCTTCATCTCACCCTCCAACTCCTTCGCGACGCCGGCCGCCGCCGGGCCGGCAAAGCCGATGGCGATGAAGGCGAGATCGGCGCGGATGACGAATTCGGTGCCGGGGATCGGCTTGCGCTTCTCGTCGACCTCGCAGCACTTGACGCCCGTGAGTTGGCCTTCCTCGCCGATGAATTCGAGCGTCGCCACCTGGAACTCGCGCTCGGCGCCCTCCGCCTGCGAGGACGAGGTGCGCATCTTGGTCGCCCAGTAGGGCCAGACCGCGAGCTTGTCTTCCTTCTCAGGCGGCTGCGGGCGGATGTCGAGCTGGGTGACGCGCACCGCGCCCTGACGAAAAGCGGTGCCGACGCAGTCGGAGGCGGTATCGCCGCCACCGACGACAACGACATGCTGGCCGCTGGCGATGATCGGATGCGACGGCCACGCAACCGACTGGATCGGCTCGCCGCCGACGCGACGGTTCTGCTGCACCAGATAGGGCATGGCGTCGTGCACGCCGCCGAGATCGTCGCCCGGAATATTGGCCGCGCGCGGCGTTTCCGATCCGCCGCAATAGAGCACGGCGTCATGCTCGGCCAGCAGTTCGGCGACGGGCTTGTCGACACCGACATTGACACCGCAATGGAAGGTCACGCCCTCGCCCTGCATCTGTTCGACGCGCCGGTCGATATAGTGCTTCTCGATCTTGAAGTCGGGAATGCCATAGCGCATCAGCCCGCCCGGCCGGCTCTCGCGCTCATAGACATGCACGTCGTGGCCGGCCCGGCCCAACTGCTGGGCGGCCGCCATGCCGGCGGGGCCGGAGCCGATGATGGCGACCCGCTTGCCGGTCTTTTTTTCCGGCGGATAGGGCCTGATATGGCCGGTCTCATAGGCCTTGTCGGCGATCGCCTGTTCCACCGTCTTGATGGCGACCGGAATGTCCTCGAGGTTCAGCGTGCAGGCTTCCTCGCAGGGCGCAGGGCAGATGCGGCCGGTGAACTCGGGGAAATTGTTCGTCGAATGCAGGTTGCGGATCGCGTTGTCCCAATCCCTGTTATAGACGAGATCGTTCCAATCGGGGATCTGGTTGTGGATCGGGCAGCCGGTCGGTCCGTGACAGTACGGAATGCCGCAATCCATGCAGCGCGCGGCCTGTTTCTCGACCTCCTTGTCCGACATCGGCAGCGTGAATTCACGGAAATGCCGGATGCGATCGGAGGCAGGCTGGTACTTGTGCACCTGCCGGTCGATTTCGAGAAAGCCTGTTACCTTGCCCATAGTCCAGTTCCTGCTGTCCAGATGGTGCGGTTTTCGCCGCACCCGTTAACCTCTTGAGGCAGCCATGGCAACCTTGCGCCCGAGGTCAAACTGTCGATGAAGGTGGCCGGGAAGCCTGAGCTCCCCGGCAATTGCAAAAGTCTATTCCGCCGCGACGCCCATGCGCATGCGTTCCATCTCGATCAGCGCGCGGCGGTATTCGACCGGCATGATCTTGCGGAATTTCGGCCGGAACGTCGCCCAGTCGTCGAGGATTTCACGGCCGCGCACCGAGCCCGTAAAGTGGACGTGGTTCGAGATCAGTTGATAGAGCCGCTCCTCGTCATGGCTGGTCATGTCGCCGGAGACGTCGACGCGCCCCTTGTGATCGAGGTCGCCGCCATGATGCAGCAGCTTCTCCATCAGGTCGTCTTCTTCCGGGACCGGCTCCAGTTCGACCATCGCCATGTTGCAGCGTTCGGCGAAATCGCCGGCCTCGTCAAGCACATAGGCAACGCCGCCCGACATGCCGGCGGCGAAGTTGCGGCCGGTCTTGCCGATGACGACGACGACACCGCCGGTCATGTATTCGCAGCCATGGTCGCCGACGCCTTCGACAACCGCCGCGACACCCGAATTGCGCACCGCGAAACGCTCGCCGGCGACGCCGGCGAAATAGGCCTCGCCCTCGGTCGCGCCATAGAGCACCGTATTGCCGACGATGATGGAGTCGGCCGCGACGATCTTGGCCTCTTCGGGCGGGCGGATGACGATGCGTCCGCCCGACAGGCCCTTGCCGACGTAGTCGTTGCCGGCGCCGACGAGATCGAACGACACGCCGCGCGCCAGGAAGGCGCCGAACGACTGGCCGGCGGTGCCGGTCAGCCTCACCTGGATCGTATCCTCGCGCAGGCCCTTGTGCTTGAAACGCTTGGCGACTTCACCCGACAGCATGGCGCCGGTCGAACGGTCGACATTGCGGATATCCACTTCGATCTTGACCGGCTGCTTGGCCTCCAGCGCCGGCTTGGCGAGTTCGATCAGCTTGCGGTCGAGCACGTCATCGATCGGGTGCTTCTGCCGTTCGGTCCAGTGCACCGCCTCATGCGGCGCATCGGGCTTGTAGAACATCTTCGAGAAGTCGAGCCCGCGCGCCTTCCAATGCTGGATCACGTCGCGCTTTTCCAGAAGGTCGCTGTCGCCGATGATCTGGTCGAGATGGGTGTAGCCCATTTCGGCGAGCAGCCCCCTCACCTCTTCCGCCACATAGAAGAAGAAGTTGATGACATGCTCGGGCGTGCCCTTGAAGCGCTTGCGCAGCACCGGGTCCTGCGTCGCCACGCCGACCGGGCAGGTGTTGAGATGGCACTTGCGCATCATGATGCAGCCCGCCGCGATCAATGGCGCGGTCGAGAAGCCGAACTCGTCGGCGCCGAGCAGCGCGCCGATGATAACGTCGCGCCCGGTGCGCAGGCCACCATCGACCTGCAGTGCCACGCGCGAACGCAGACCGTTCAGCACCAGCGTCTGGTGCGTCTCGGCGAGGCCCATTTCCCACGGGCTGCCGGCATGCTTGAGCGAGGTCAGCGGCGACGCTCCCGTGCCGCCATCATAGCCGGAGATGGTGATGTGATCGGCACGCGCCTTGGCGACGCCCGCCGCGACCGTGCCGACGCCGACCTCCGACACCAGCTTGACCGACACGTCGGCCGCCGGGTTGACGTTCTTCAGATCGTAGATCAGCTGCGCCAGATCCTCGATCGAATAAATGTCGTGGTGCGGCGGCGGCGAGATCAGGCCGACGCCCGGCGTCGAATGCCGGACCTTGGCGATGGTCGCGTCGACCTTGTGGCCGGGCAATTGCCCGCCCTCGCCGGGCTTGGCGCCCTGTGCGACCTTAATCTGCATCACATCCGAGTTGACCAGATACTCCGCGGTCACGCCGAACCGGCCGGAAGCGACCTGCTTGATCGCCGAGCGCTCCGGGTTCTTGCCGCCGCCGGGCAGCGGCAAGTAGCGATCCGCCTCTTCGCCGCCCTCGCCGGTGTTCGACTTGCCGCCGATCTGGTTCATGGCGCGCGCCAGCGTGGTGTGCGCTTCCCTGGAAATCGAGCCGAACGACATCGCTCCGGTGGAGAAGCGCTTGACGATCTCGGCCGCCGGCATGACGTCGTCGAGCGCGGGCTTCTTGCGCCCCGTCTCGTCGGCCAGCTTGATCTTGAACAGGCCACGGATGGTCTGCGCGCGCGCCGTCTCGCTGTCGATCTGCGCCGAATAGTCCTTGAACGTCTCCCATGAACCCTGGCGCACGGCATGCTGCAGGGTGGCCACCGCGTCGGGCGACCACATATGCGCCTCGCCGCGCATGCGGAACATATATTCGCCGCCGACCTCCAGGCTGTTGCGCAGCACCGGATCGTTGCCGAAACCATCGGTGTGACGGCTGAGCGTCTCGGCCGAAATCTCGTCCAGCCCGACGCCTTCGATCAGGGTCGCCGTACCGGTGAAATACTGCCGCACGAAGTCCGACTTCAGCCCGATGGCGTCGAATATCTGCGCGCCGCAATAGGACTGGTAGGTCGAAATGCCCATCTTGGACATCACCTTGAGGATGCCCTTGCCGATCGACTTGATGTAGCGCGACACGACCTCGTATTCGTCGACTTCTTCCGGCAGCTCGCCGCGCTTATGCATGTCGAGCAGCGTGTCAAAGGCGAGATAGGGATTGATCGCCTCGGCGCCATAGCCGGCCAGGCAGCAGAAATGATGCACTTCGCGCGGCTCGCCGGATTCCACGACGAGACCGACCGCGGTGCGCAGCCCCTTGCGGATCAGGTGGTGGTGCACCGCGGCCGTCGCCAGCAATGCCGGAATGGCGATGCGGTCCGGCCCGACCTGGCGGTCGGACAGGATGATGATGTTGTAGCCGCCGGCGACAGCCGCTTCCGCCCGTTCGCACAGGCGGTCGATGGCGCCCTGCATGCCGGCCGCGCCTTCGCTCGACCCGTAGGTGATGTCGATCGTCTTGGTATCGAAACGGTCCTCGGTGTGGCCGATGGAACGGATCTTTTCCAGATCGCCATTGGTCAGGATCGGCTGGCGCACTTCGAGCCGCTTGCGGCGCGAATTACCCACCAGGTCGAAGATGTTCGGCCGCGGCCCGATGAAGGACACCAGGCTCATCACCAGTTCCTCGCGGATCGGGTCGATCGGCGGATTGGTCACCTGGGCGAAGTTCTGCTTGAAATAGGTGTAGAGCAGCTTCGACTTGTCCGACATCGCCGAGATCGGCGTGTCCGTGCCCATCGATCCCACCGCTTCCTGGCCGGTGGTGGCCATCGGCGACATCAGCAGCTTGGTGTCTTCCTGGGTGTAACCGAACGCCTGCTGGCGATCGAGCAGGCTGACATCCTTGCGCAGCGCGCGCGGCTCGACCGGCTTCAAATCTTCCAGGATGAGCTGCGTGTTGGCGAGCCAGGTCTTGTAGGGGTGCTTGGTCGCGATCTCGGACTTGATCTCCTCGTCGGGGACGATGCGGCCCTTGGCAAGGTCGATCAAAAGCATGCGGCCGGGCTGCAGCCGCCACTTCTGGACGATCTTCTCCTCCGGCACCGGCAGCACGCCGGCTTCCGAGGCCATGATGACGCGGTCATCGTCGGTGACGATGTAGCGTGCGGGGCGCAATCCGTTGCGGTCGAGCGTGGCGCCGATCTGGCGGCCATCGGTGAAGGCCACCGCCGCCGGCCCGTCCCACGGCTCCATCAACGCGGCATGGTACTCGTAGAAAGCCTTGCGGTCGGCGTCCATGAGCTTGTTGCCTGCCCAGGCTTCCGGGATCAGCATCATCATGGCGTGGCTGAGGCTGTAGCCGCCCTGGAACAGGAACTCGAGCGCATTGTCGAAACACGCGG
The genomic region above belongs to Mesorhizobium sp. B4-1-4 and contains:
- a CDS encoding DUF459 domain-containing protein; translated protein: MVSAARIAILVRRTPILILAIVLLTIGAAGAFHAPAMAQEQQDRGWSLRDLLFPRRSERVEPPLDIEKARPKPKAKKPRAPRPPTEPETPVVEKAPDARTVLVVGDFMAAGLAEGLDTAFADNPGVNIVTRSNGSSGFVRDDFYNWPEQIKSLIETEKPSAIVVMLGSNDRQQMKVGDVREQPRSENWTKEYERRTDSFGTAIATSKVPFLWVGMPAFRLPKMTSDMLAFNDIYRKAAESHGGEFVDVWDGFVDENGAFVTSGPDMNGQPVRLRADDGINVSRAGKRKLAFYTEKPLMKILGLAAPGGVAPAAAPAGAPVEAPGPAAAPIVIDRTPPMLLSDPAFDGGTELLGAAPQPKADPALPGERLMIEGKAPEASPGRADDFSWPPRTNPAATATATDTTTAINR
- a CDS encoding glutamate synthase subunit beta yields the protein MGKVTGFLEIDRQVHKYQPASDRIRHFREFTLPMSDKEVEKQAARCMDCGIPYCHGPTGCPIHNQIPDWNDLVYNRDWDNAIRNLHSTNNFPEFTGRICPAPCEEACTLNLEDIPVAIKTVEQAIADKAYETGHIRPYPPEKKTGKRVAIIGSGPAGMAAAQQLGRAGHDVHVYERESRPGGLMRYGIPDFKIEKHYIDRRVEQMQGEGVTFHCGVNVGVDKPVAELLAEHDAVLYCGGSETPRAANIPGDDLGGVHDAMPYLVQQNRRVGGEPIQSVAWPSHPIIASGQHVVVVGGGDTASDCVGTAFRQGAVRVTQLDIRPQPPEKEDKLAVWPYWATKMRTSSSQAEGAEREFQVATLEFIGEEGQLTGVKCCEVDEKRKPIPGTEFVIRADLAFIAIGFAGPAAAGVAKELEGEMKIVTDSRRSRNVEANDRDYRTSVDRLYAAGDVRRGQSLVVWAIREGRQAARSIDEALMGSSVLPR